The Streptococcus sanguinis genomic sequence ATTTCCTAACTTTTTTGCTTAATTTGTGATATAATAAATAAAAATTTTGAAAATAGAAAGTTTTCTGAAAATGAATAAATCCTATTTTTACCTTGAAATGAAGACACATGAGTTGGTCGTTCCTTATACTAAGCAAAAACGCCGTGTCCGCGTCTTGCTTCCAAAGAACTATAGTCAGGACACAAATAAGACGTATCCGGTCGTTTATTTTCACGACGGACAAAATGTTCTTTATAGCAAAGAGTCTTTCAGCGGCCATTCGTGGAAGGTGATTCCAACAATTAAGCGTAATCCAGATATTGAAAAAATGATTGTCGTGGCTATTGACAACGATGGCCAAGGGCGGATGAATGAGTATTCAGCTTGGAAGTTCCAAGAGTCCAATATTCCCGGTATTCAGTTTGGCGGCAAGGGAACAGAGTATGCGGAGTTTGTCATGGAAGTCGTCAAGCCTTTTATTGACCAGCATTATCGGACTAAGTCGGATCGGCTGCATACGGCTATGATTGGCTCTTCTCTTGGGGGAAATATCAGCCAGTTTATCGGTGTTGAATACCAAGATCAGATTGGCTGTCTGGGAATCTTTTCATCAGCAAATTGGCTGCATCAGGAAGCCTTTGACCGTTATATTGAGAGAAAAAAACTTCAGGCTGACCAGCGAGTTTTCATTTATGTTGGGACAGAAGAGGCTGATGATACAGATAAGACATTAATGGCTGGCAACATCAAGCAGGCCTATATTGATTCATCGCTCAGCTATTTCCGACAGTTGCTCGTGTCTGGGGTAGATTTGTCCAATATTCAGATTAAGATCCAGTCTGGAGCTATTCATAATGAAATCGCTTGGGCAGAGCACTTGCCAGACTGTTTCCGTTTTATCAGCGAGAAATGGTAATCTAGTCAAACAGTGAGAAAGAGGTAAAAACTATGCATGTAGAATTTTTAAGTCATTGGAGCGGCAATCTAGGCCGAGAAATGTATATCAATCGCTATGGCCATGCTGGGCTCCCGATTATAGTCTTTGCATCATCAGGCGGCAGCCATAATGAATATGCTGACTTTGGTATGATTGAGGCCTGTGCAGGTTTTATTGAGGCTGGTAAGGTCCAATTTTTCACTCTCAGCAGCATTGATAGCGAGAGCTGGTTGGCGGACTGGAAGCACCCACACGATCGAGCAGAAATGCATCGTGCCTATGAGCGTTATGTCATCGAGGAAGCTATTCCTTTCGTCAAGCATAAGACAGGCTGGTTTGACCCTATGATGACGACAGGCTGCTCCATGGGAGCTTATCATGCTGTTAATTTCTTCCTGCAGCATCCAGATGTTTTCAATAAAGTGATTGCCCTCAGTGGTGTCTATGATGCACGTTTCTTTGTTGGTGACAATTTGAATGACGAAGTCATTTATCAAAACTCTCCAGCAGACTATATCTGGAACCAAAATGATGGCTGGTTTATTGACCGCTATCGACAGGCCGATATTATCGTTTGTACTGGCTTGGGTGACTGGGAGCAGGATGGCCTGCCTTCCTTCTACACGCTGAAAGAAGCTTTTGAGCATAAGAATATTCCAGCTTGGTTTGCCGAATGGGGTCATGATGTTTCCCATGACTGGATTTGGTGGCGTAAGCAAATGCCTTATTTCCTCAATGAACTCAATCTTTAAAGGAGGTTTCCTATGAATTATATCGTTATTTCTCCCTATTATCCACAAAATTTTCAGCAGTTTACAGTGGAGCTGGCTAACAAAGGAATCACTGTTCTGGGAATCGGTCAGGAGCCTTATGACCAGCTAGACCAGCCTTTGAAGGATTCATTGACCGAATATTTCAGAGTAGAAAATCTTGAAAACCTTGATGAAGTAAAAAGAGCGGTGGCCTTTCTTTTCTACAAGCATGGACCTATCGACCGGATTGAGTCACATAATGAATACTGGCTGGAACTTGACGCAGAGTTGCGTGAGCAATTCAATGTCTTTGGAGCAAAGCCAAAAGACTTGAAAAAGACCAAGTTCAAATCAGAAATGAAGAAACTCTTTAAAAAAGCAGGCGTTCCAGTGGTACCTGGTCAGATTGTCAATACAGAAGCAGGCGCTGATTTGGCTGTCAAGAAACTTGGTCTGCCTTTGATTGCTAAGCCTGATAATGGAGTAGGAGCAGTTGCAACCTTTAAATTAGAAACAGCAGAAGATGTCGAACGATTCAAGCAAGAATGGGATCATCAGACTGCTTATTTCTTTGAAAAGTTTGTCCAGTCTGGCGAAATCTGTACTTTTGACGGTTTGGTAGATAAGGATGGTCAGATCGTCTTTGCAACCACCTTTGACTATGCCCATACACCGCTGGATTTGATGATCTATAAGATGGACAATTCCTACTACGTTCTTAAGGATATGGATCCAAAACTGCGTGCTTATGGAGAAGCGATTGTCAAAACCTTCGGCATGAAAGAACGCTTTTTCCATATTGAGTTCTTCCGCGAAGGTGATGATTATGTAGCCATTGAGTACAATAACCGTCCAGCTGGCGGCTTTACCATTGATGTCTATAATTTCGCCCACTCAATCGATCTTTACAGAGGCTATGCAGCGATTGTAGCAGGAGAGCCTTTCCCAGCTGCTCACATGGAGCCACTGTATTGTTTGGCAACCTCGCGCCGTGCATCGACAAACTATGCTTACCCTGAGGCTGACTTGCTGGAGAAATACAGAGATAATTTCAAAGTTAAGAAAGACATGCCAGCCGCTTTTGCAGAGCTGCAAGGTGACTACCTCTATATGCTAACAACACCAAGCCGTGAGCAGATGGAGCAGATGATTGCAGATTTTGCTAAACAGGCGGACTAATCAAAAGCATGCTCTGCTATTATTTTCGTATAACAGTTTCAAAATAGTAAAAACTACTCTAGCACAAAAAAAGTTTGTGAAATTCCTGTTTTGGTGCCTACAACCAGTTTATCCAATGGATTGACTGGTTTTTCTTTGTGAAATATAAGTGAGCAAAAGTTTTGACAGTGCTTACAGCTTTAGATAGAATTAAATAGAAGAATTATGCTTAGAAAGGCAAAAAAATGGCAACTTTAGATAAAAATCTTTTGTTAGAGATGTTCCGTAAGATGGAAGAAATCCGTCGAATGGACTTAAAAATTGCTCAACTTGTAAAAAAAGGAAAGGTTCCTGGAATGACTCACTTCTCAGTAGGTGAGGAAGCAGCCAATGTTGGTGCTATGCTGGCTTTGAACAAGGATGATTTGTTGACTTCTAATCACCGGGGACACGGTCAAGCTATCGCAAAAGGAATCAACCTCAACGAAATGATGGCGGAAATCCTAGGGAAATACACCGGTACCTGTAAAGGAAAAGGCGGCTCTATGCACATTGCTGACCTAGATGCCGGAAACCTTGGTGCTAATGGTATCGTAGGTGGCGGCATGGGAATTGCTGTTGGAGCAGCTCTGACCCAGCAAATGCAGAAGACTGGCAAGATTGTTGTCTGCTTCTTCGGTGACGGTGCTACCAACGAAGGTGTCTTCCACGAAGCAGTCAACATGGCTTCTATCTGGAATCTGCCCGTTATTTTCTATTGTATCAATAATGGCTATGGTATTTCTGCTGACATCAAGAAAATGACCAATGTAGAGCACATCCACGAGCGCAGTGCAGCTTATGGTATTCCAGGTATGTTCATCGAAGATGGCAATAATGTTCTGGATGTCTATGAAGGTTTCCAAAAGGCTGTGGAGCATGTTCGCAGTGGTAAAGGACCTGTCTTAATTGAGAGCGTGACCTATCGTTGGTTGGGACACTCGTCTTCTGACCCAGGTAAATACCGTACTCGTGAAGAAGTGGAAGAATGGAAGAAGAAGGATCCAATCGAAAATCTTCGTAAATACTTGCTGGAAAACAAGATTGCAAGCGAGGAAGAGTTGGAAGTTATCCAAGCTGGAGTCAAAGAAACGGTAGAAGCGTCTGTAAAATTCGCAGAAGAAAGTCCGTTTCCGCCACTTGAATCTGCCTTTGAAGATATTTACGCAGACTAAAGAGAGGAGAAAAAGAAAATGGAAACTAAAACTATGTCTTTTCGTGACACCATTATCCTCGCTATGTCTGAGGAAATGCGTCGCGATGAAAATGTACTCTTAATGGGAGAAGATGTCGGAGTCTTTGGTGGAGATTTCGGAACATCTGTTGGTATGCTGGAAGAGTTCGGTCCAGAGCGTGTACGTGACTGTCCGATTTCAGAAGCAGCTATTTCTGGAGCAGCAGCTGGAGCAGCTATGACAGGGCTGCGTCCAATCGTAGATATGACATTTATGGACTTCTCTGTAATCGCCATGGATGCTATTGTTAATCAAGCCGCTAAAACGCGCTATATGTTTGGCGGAAAAGGACAAGTGCCAATGACTGTCCGTTGTGCGGCAGGTAATGGAGTTGGCTCAGCGGCTCAGCACTCTCAGTCTTTGGAATCTTGGTTTACCCACATTCCAGGACTTAAGGTAGTCGCTCCAGGAACTCCGGCTGATATGAAGGGACTTCTCAAGGCTTCTATCCGAGATAACAACCCGGTTATTATCTTGGAATACAAGTCTGAATTTAACCAAAAAGGCGAGGTGCCACTAGATCCTGAGTATGTAATCCCACTCGGTGTAGGTGAAATCAAAAAAGAAGGTACCGATGTAACAGTTGTTACCTACGGAAAAATGCTTCGCCGTGTCATGCAGGCAGCTGAAGAATTAGCAGAAGAAGGTATCTCTGTAGAAGTGGTTGACCCACGTACATTGGTGCCGCTTGATAAGGATATTATCATCAATTCTGTTAAGAAGACCGGAAAGGTCGTTTTGGTTAATGATGCCCACAAAACTAGCGGTTTCATTGGTGAAATTTCAGCGATTATTTCTGAGTCTGAAGCATTTGACTATCTAGATGCTCCAATTCGCCGTTGTGCAGGTGAAGATGTGCCAATGCCTTATGCACAGAACTTGGAAAACGCGATGATTCCGACCGTTGAAAGCATCAAAGATGCTATTCGGAAGACATATCATAAAGAATAAGGTATAATAAAGAAAAGGCTTTCTTATGAATTAGATTACATAAATTATTTTATGTAATCTAATCTTGTGTAGAGGTCGAAGTAGCTAAAATTTTACAAATTACAGACAATCGTTATTCGGAGTGATTATATCCGATGAGCGACTTAGTAAGTCTGTAAGGTTGAACGCCGATAGCGGCAGCTGTAGCAACTTGAGATACGTTTCGTATCCAAGTTACTTGTAGAGTTGAACATGGGCTAAAAGCTCGGAAAAAAGATAAATCTCCTTGGCTTCATCGAAGCTTGCGTAGATTTCCTATTTTTCAGTCGCTTTTTACGCCCTTAGTATCATAATTAGAATTGGAGAGGTCATGGCTGATGACAAGCTAAGAGCGACTCCTGCAGCTAGAAAGTTAGCGGATGATTTGGGAATCAACCTCTATGATGTTTCTGGCTCAGGTGCAAATGGTCGTGTCCACAAAGAAGACGTGGAAACTTATAAAGATACAAATGTGGTGCGCATTTCACCACTGGCAAAACGAATTGCCCAAGAACACAATATTGCTTGGCAAGAGATTCAAGGAACTGGCCATCGTGGCAAGATTATGAAGAAAGATGTTCTTGCTTTCTTGCCTGAGAATGTTGAGAGCGATACAATCAAATCTCCTGCTCAAATTGAAAAAGTTGAAGAAGTGCCTGATAATGTCACTCCTTACGGTGAAATTGAGCGTATTCCAATGACGCCAATGCGGAAGGTTATCGCTCAGCGGATGGTAGAATCTTACCTGACGGCGCCAACATTCACACTTAACTATGATGTTGATATGACAGAAATGCTGGCCTTGCGTAAAAAAGTGCTGGAGCCAATCATGGAAGCAACTGGCAAGAAAGTAACTGTTACAGACCTGCTTTCGCTGGCTGTTGTGAAAACACTGATGAAGCATCCTTATCTCAACTCAACTTTGACAGAGGATGGCAAGACCATTATCACACACAACTATGTCAACCTTTCAATGGCAGTCGGTATGGATAACGGCCTGATGACACCAGTTGTCTACAATGCAGAAAAAATGAGCCTATCAGAGCTTGTGGTAGCCTTTAAAGATGTGATCGGACGTACTTTGGAAGGCAAGTTGGCTCCAAGCGAGCTGCAAAACTCAACCTTCACAATCAGTAACTTGGGTATGTTTGGCGTTCAGTCCTTTGGTCCAATCATCAACCAGCCAAACTCTGCTATCTTGGGTGTGAGCTCGACAGTAGAGAAACCTGTTGTTGTTAATGGCGAAATTGTTATTCGTCCAATTATGAGTCTGGGCTTGACCATCGACCACCGTGTAGTTGATGGAATGGCTGGAGCTAAGTTTATGAAGGATTTGAAGGCTTTGATTGAAGATCCAATTTCAATGTTGGTATAAGATTTTATTTTCTTTGCTATTCTAAAAAGCGAAGAAGCACTCAGCAAATGAAAAATTAAATTAGAAAAGGAAAGAAAAATGGCTTTAGAAGTAATTATGCCAAAAGCCGGTGTGGATATGACCGAAGGGCAAATTGTCCAATGGAATAAGAAAGTCGGCGAATTTGTCAAAGAAGGGGAAATCCTTCTGGAAATCATGACTGACAAGGTCAGCATGGAATTGGAAGCTGAAGAAGATGGCTATCTGATTGCCATTCTCAAAGGAGACGGTGAAACCGTGCCAGTAACGGAAGTCATCGGTTACTTGGGAGAAGAAGGAGAAAACATTCCAACTGCTGGCGGATCTGCACCTGCGGAAGCACCAACTCCTGCAACAGCGGCAGCAAACACAGATGATGATAAGAGCGATGATGCTTACGATATCGTTGTTATCGGTGGTGGACCTGCTGGTTATGTAGCGGCTATCAAAGCAGCCCAGCTGGGTGGCAAGATTGCCTTGGTTGAGAAGTCTGAGCTAGGCGGAACCTGCTTGAATCGTGGTTGTATCCCTACAAAGACTTACCTGCACAATGCTGAAATCATTGAAAGCCTTGGTCACGCTGCTAATCGCGGTATCATCATTGAAAATCCAAGCTTCTCAGTGGACATGGACAAGGTTCTGGAAACAAAAAATAAGGTTGTTAATACGCTTGTTGGCGGTGTTGCTGGCCTTCTTCGCAGCTATGGCGTAGATGTTCATAAGGGAATTGGTACTATTACTAAAGACAAGAATGTTCTTGTAAACGGTAGCGAGCTGGTAGAAACAAAGAAGATTATCTTGGCTGGTGGTTCAAAAGTCAGCAAGATCAATGTTCCTGGTATGGAATCATCTCTTGTTATGACCAGCGATGATATTCTGGAAATGAACGAAGTACCAGA encodes the following:
- a CDS encoding alpha/beta hydrolase, which produces MNKSYFYLEMKTHELVVPYTKQKRRVRVLLPKNYSQDTNKTYPVVYFHDGQNVLYSKESFSGHSWKVIPTIKRNPDIEKMIVVAIDNDGQGRMNEYSAWKFQESNIPGIQFGGKGTEYAEFVMEVVKPFIDQHYRTKSDRLHTAMIGSSLGGNISQFIGVEYQDQIGCLGIFSSANWLHQEAFDRYIERKKLQADQRVFIYVGTEEADDTDKTLMAGNIKQAYIDSSLSYFRQLLVSGVDLSNIQIKIQSGAIHNEIAWAEHLPDCFRFISEKW
- a CDS encoding alpha-ketoacid dehydrogenase subunit beta; the encoded protein is METKTMSFRDTIILAMSEEMRRDENVLLMGEDVGVFGGDFGTSVGMLEEFGPERVRDCPISEAAISGAAAGAAMTGLRPIVDMTFMDFSVIAMDAIVNQAAKTRYMFGGKGQVPMTVRCAAGNGVGSAAQHSQSLESWFTHIPGLKVVAPGTPADMKGLLKASIRDNNPVIILEYKSEFNQKGEVPLDPEYVIPLGVGEIKKEGTDVTVVTYGKMLRRVMQAAEELAEEGISVEVVDPRTLVPLDKDIIINSVKKTGKVVLVNDAHKTSGFIGEISAIISESEAFDYLDAPIRRCAGEDVPMPYAQNLENAMIPTVESIKDAIRKTYHKE
- a CDS encoding ATP-grasp domain-containing protein; the encoded protein is MNYIVISPYYPQNFQQFTVELANKGITVLGIGQEPYDQLDQPLKDSLTEYFRVENLENLDEVKRAVAFLFYKHGPIDRIESHNEYWLELDAELREQFNVFGAKPKDLKKTKFKSEMKKLFKKAGVPVVPGQIVNTEAGADLAVKKLGLPLIAKPDNGVGAVATFKLETAEDVERFKQEWDHQTAYFFEKFVQSGEICTFDGLVDKDGQIVFATTFDYAHTPLDLMIYKMDNSYYVLKDMDPKLRAYGEAIVKTFGMKERFFHIEFFREGDDYVAIEYNNRPAGGFTIDVYNFAHSIDLYRGYAAIVAGEPFPAAHMEPLYCLATSRRASTNYAYPEADLLEKYRDNFKVKKDMPAAFAELQGDYLYMLTTPSREQMEQMIADFAKQAD
- a CDS encoding dihydrolipoamide acetyltransferase; amino-acid sequence: MADDKLRATPAARKLADDLGINLYDVSGSGANGRVHKEDVETYKDTNVVRISPLAKRIAQEHNIAWQEIQGTGHRGKIMKKDVLAFLPENVESDTIKSPAQIEKVEEVPDNVTPYGEIERIPMTPMRKVIAQRMVESYLTAPTFTLNYDVDMTEMLALRKKVLEPIMEATGKKVTVTDLLSLAVVKTLMKHPYLNSTLTEDGKTIITHNYVNLSMAVGMDNGLMTPVVYNAEKMSLSELVVAFKDVIGRTLEGKLAPSELQNSTFTISNLGMFGVQSFGPIINQPNSAILGVSSTVEKPVVVNGEIVIRPIMSLGLTIDHRVVDGMAGAKFMKDLKALIEDPISMLV
- a CDS encoding esterase family protein, which gives rise to MHVEFLSHWSGNLGREMYINRYGHAGLPIIVFASSGGSHNEYADFGMIEACAGFIEAGKVQFFTLSSIDSESWLADWKHPHDRAEMHRAYERYVIEEAIPFVKHKTGWFDPMMTTGCSMGAYHAVNFFLQHPDVFNKVIALSGVYDARFFVGDNLNDEVIYQNSPADYIWNQNDGWFIDRYRQADIIVCTGLGDWEQDGLPSFYTLKEAFEHKNIPAWFAEWGHDVSHDWIWWRKQMPYFLNELNL
- a CDS encoding thiamine pyrophosphate-dependent dehydrogenase E1 component subunit alpha, with translation MATLDKNLLLEMFRKMEEIRRMDLKIAQLVKKGKVPGMTHFSVGEEAANVGAMLALNKDDLLTSNHRGHGQAIAKGINLNEMMAEILGKYTGTCKGKGGSMHIADLDAGNLGANGIVGGGMGIAVGAALTQQMQKTGKIVVCFFGDGATNEGVFHEAVNMASIWNLPVIFYCINNGYGISADIKKMTNVEHIHERSAAYGIPGMFIEDGNNVLDVYEGFQKAVEHVRSGKGPVLIESVTYRWLGHSSSDPGKYRTREEVEEWKKKDPIENLRKYLLENKIASEEELEVIQAGVKETVEASVKFAEESPFPPLESAFEDIYAD